The Streptomyces sp. JB150 genomic interval GTGGCCACATAGGGCCGCGGCTTCCCCGCCCCCGGCGACGTCCGCCGCGAGCAGGGATTCGCCGGCACCTTCCGATCGAGCACCGCGTCCTGCATCACCTGCGACAGCCGCGAGTGCAGCGCGAACAGGTACGACGCCGACAGACCCTCGTTGCGCAGGCGCGCCATCCAGGCCCGGACCATGCTCGGCTGCACCGCGGTGAGCGGCAGCGGCCCGAACTCCTGCCGGATGCGCGCCAAGTGCACCCGCGCCTGCCGCACCGTGGAGGCCCGGCGGGCGCCGTAGCCCTCAAGCCAGACGTCGCACCACTCGTCGACCGTGACCTTCCGCGCCTGCGGGTCGACATACTGCCCGGTGACGATGCTCGCCGTCTCCTCGTCGAGCCACCGCTGAGCATCGACCTTCCGCGCGAAGTGCCGGGCGTGCTCGCGGCCGGCCGCGTCCCGGTACCGGGCGCGCCACTTACCGTTCGGTCGCTTCGCCAGACTCGCCACGGTTTCCCCTCCCGGGCAGTTCGACCTCAAGGACTGCCGATCCGTCGTCGCGCCGGTACATGCGCCCCATGGAGCGGGACAGGTAGCGGGCCATGTCCGAAACCCACTCGTAGCGGTCCGGGTGGTCCTCACGCTTGCCGAACTCAACGGCCGGCACCTCGGTGTAGAAGGTGCGCGGGTCGATGTCGTCCAGCGGCTTGAAGCCGCGGACCCACGACCGAACGGCCGCGGCCGGCGCCGATACCTGCGCCGTTACCGGGTACGGAGACGCGGTGTCCGGGTCCACCATCAAGTGCACCGGAGCCACCCCGAGCACGTAGGCCAAGGCCAAGACCTCGTTGAGGGTGACGTTCTCCCGAGTGCCGTTCTCCAGCTTCACGACGGTAGTGCGCTGCCAGGCGATCCCCTGCGCCTGAAGCGCTTCCGCCAACTGTTGCGCGGTGAAGCCACGGCGCATTCGGACTTCCTTGACGCGGCGGGCGAGGTGCCGCGTTGCAGTGTCCGTTCCTGTGTGTGCCATGACGGCACTTTAAGCGACGCTTGCGGAACACGCAACCGTCGTGCATCCTGTGCCGAGATGGACGATCATCGCTCACTTAGGTGCCGTGATCGCACTCTCATAGGCTACGGAGGAACTATGGAGCGCCGCCCGCTCGCAACACTGCGGGACATCGTCGACTTCACCGGTCTGCCCCCGCGCACGATCTACGACCAGCGACACCGTGGTGTCGGCATCGGCGCCCTGGGATTCAAGGTCGGCACTCAGCTCCGTTGGGACTGGGCAGACGTGGACGCCTGGATCTCTCAGCAGAAGGGGCAGGCCGCGGCATGAGCAGCAAGAAGAACGCCCCGGGGGCAACCGGGGCGCTAAGCGACCAGCTGGACGGCGGGTCGCCCACCATCGTGGCACAACCCACCCCGTGGCGGCACGCCCTCACGCAAGCCACCGAGGCGGCGCGGCGTGGCTTCCACGTCTTCCCCCTCGGCCGGGGCAAGCTCCCCGCCATCCGGTCGCCGCACCGGGAGGACCCGCCCGGCACGCCCCCCTGCAGGGGCGAGTGCGGCCGGCCGGGGCACGGCGTGCACGACGCGACCAACGACCCGGACGCGCTGGCCGCCCTGTTCGAGCAGGCGCCGCACGCCACCGGGTACGGCGTCGCCTGCGGACGCGGGGACGTGCCGCTCATCGGCGTGGACCTGGACCGGAAGAACGGCGTGGACGGGGCCGCCGAGCTGCAGCGGCTCGCCCAGGAGCACGGCTTCGAGGTACCGCGCACGGTCACCGTGTGCACCCCGTCCGGCGGGTTCCACCTGTGGTTCACCGGCCCCGCCGGCGCCCGGGTGCCGAACTCCGCGGGCAAGCTCGCCCCCGGCATCGACGTGCGCGGGACCGCCGGGTACCTCGTCGGCCCCGGCTCCGTGACCCCGGCCGGTGTCTACGGCCTGCACCCCGACCTGCACGAGCCGACCGTGTACCCGATCCCCGCCCCGCTGCTGCGGCTCATCCTGCCCCCGGCACCGGTCCGGCCCGTGCCCGTTGGGCGCGGCGCCGGGCGGCTCGGCCGCCGGATGCTCGGGCTCGTCCGCACCGTGCTGGAGGCGCACCCCGGGGAGCGCAACGGCCGCCTGTTCTGGGCCGCCTGCAAGGCGTTCGAGGGCGCGCGGACCGGCCAAGCCGACCCCGACGCCGTCGAGCGGGCGCTCGTCGAAGCCGCGCTCGCGGTCGGCCTGGACGAGCGGGAGGCCCGGGCCACCATCGCGAGCGCCCAGCGCACGACCGGACGGGGGCGCTCGTGAGCGAGAAAGACGACGTCAGCGCGAAGGCGCGAGAGATCTTGGAGGCGAGCGGCATCGACGTGGAAGACAAGGGACGCGGACCGTCGCAGGCGTCCCAGCTCGTCGCCCTGGCCCGCGAGCGGTACGACCTGTTCATGTCCGAGGACGGCCGCCCCTACGGGGTGAAGGTCGACGGCGCGAACATCGCCCTGCCGCTCCGCGGAAAGGCCGGCCTGCGCTCCCAGCTAGCGCGCATCTTCACCGACGAGCACGGCGGGTCGGTGCCCTCACAGTCGGCGCTCGCCGACGCGATGACCGTGCTGGAGGGCGTCGCCCAGGACGCGGACCCGCGCGTCCCGCACGTCCGCGTGGCCCGGTCCGAGGACGGCATCGTCGTGGACCTGGGCGACGCCGACGGCCGGTGCGTCATCGTCCGGCCCACCGGGTGGGAGCGGGCCGCCCGCTCCCCGGTCCTGTTCCGCCGCTCGGGCGCCATGAAGCCGCTCCCCGAACCGGTCCGCGACGGCGACGGTCTGGCCAAGCTGCGGGCGCTGCTCAACACCGACGACGAGGGGTTCCAGCTGCTCGTCGCGTGGCTCGTCGCCGCGTTCATCCCCGACCTGCCGCACCCGATCCTGACGTTCCGCGGGGAGCAGGGCACCGGCAAGTCGTACTCCGCGAAGATGGTGATTGGCATCGTCGACCCGTCCGGCGCACCGAAGCGGACCGCGCCCAGGGACATCAAGTCGTGGGCCACGCAGGCGTTCAACTCCTGGGCCCTGTGCCTGGACAACGTGTCCGTGATCGCCGATTGGCTGTCCGACGCCCTGTGCCGGGCGGTCACCGGGGACGGCATCGTCGACCGCGCGCTCTACACCGACGATGACGTGGTCGTGCTGGAGTTCCGCCGCGTCCTGGCCATGACCACCATCGACGCGGGCGCGCTCGCCGGTGACCTTGCCGAACGGCTGCTCACCATCGAGCTGCACACGATCCCGGACCGCCGGCGCCGCGAGGAAGCCGAGTTGGACGCGGCCTACGCAGACGCGCACCCGTCGATCCTGGCATCCCTGTTCGATCTGCTGGCCGACGTCCTGGCCGCCTTGCCCGACGTGCAGCTGGAGGAGCGGCCCCGCATGGCCGACTTCGCGCGGGTCCTGGCCGCGGTCGACAAGGTGAAGGGCTGGCACACCCTGGACAGCTACAAGGCGACCGCCCGGGACGCCGTGGCCGACGTCCTGGACGGCGAGCCGTTCGCCCAGGCCGTCGTGGAGCTCGTCGACCGCGCGGGCGCCGACGGCCTCACCCTCACCGCCTCGGAGTTGCTGGAGCGGGTCCCCACCCCGGACAAGCTGCCGCGGAAGTGGCCGAAGGACGCGACGCGCGCCGGCGGGCAGTTGAAGCGGCTTGCCCCGGTGCTGCGGACCATCGGCATTGAGGTGGACGACAGCAAGCGCACCCCGGACGCCAAGCGCAAGCGCCTGTACCACCTGACGGCACTTCCAGAGAGAAGGTACGAGACAGCGTCCGCAGCGTCCGCAACCCGTACCGGCACCGGCTCTGACCAGCACGAACAGGGTGGACGCTGGGGGGTGGACGCTAGCGTCCGCAACGGGGCTGCACCGGACGCTGCGGACGCTGCACCGGACGCTGCCCGCTCCGCAGCGTCCGGCGTCCTCACCCTGCCTGACCAGCGCGAACACCAGCGCGCGGACGCTGCGGACGCTGCGGACGCTGGAATGCAGCGCCTCTCTACTGACATCCGCCCCAAGACGCCCTGCGCCCGCTGCTCCCGCCCTCAGTGGAACGCCGAGGGCTCCCCCCTCTGCCTGGACTGCCGCACCGCGGCCTGAACCGGAAGGAACCCACCGTGGAACCCATCACCAGCCTCCCCAGCAACGCCTACCTCCCCAAGAGCGTGCACGCGCTCGCCGACGAGTGGCGCGCCGCCGCCCAGCGCGTCAAGGACATCCGCAAGGACCACAACGACGCCGTGGCCGCCCTGGCGCAGGCCCAGCGCGACGACGCCGAAGCCCTCAAGGAAGCCGCCCGCACCGGCGCGCCCATGCCCGACGGCGAGCACGAGAAGGCCACCCGCGCCCGCATCGACGACGCGAAGCGGCGCCTGCCCGTCCTCGAAGCCGACCGCGACGCCATCGGCCGGCGCCTCGTCGTCGCCCTCCGCGACGACCAGGCGCGCCGCCACCTCGTCGACACCACCGCCACCGGCGCCCGGGCCGCCCTCACCGCGTACCTCGAAGCCCTCGACGACGCCGAACGCAAGGTGTCCGCCGCCCACCGCGCCCTCACCGACGCAACGGCCGTCCTGCACGTCATCAAGGCACTCGACACCGGCGAGCAGGTGCGCCTCCTGGCACAGCCGCCCGCGGCCCCCAGCTTCACCGGGGCCCGCAGCGACGCCCACAAGCTCGCCCAGCAGCTGGCCGCCCTCGACGAGCGCAAGCCGCCCCGCGAACGGCACATCCGCCTCGTCAACGGCCGCAACGTCACCGTGCCCCGCACCCTCGCCGCCGACTTCCTGCGGGACCACCAGGTCGACGCGTGGCTCGACGGCTGGCCGCCCGAGGAGCCCAGCCGCCCCCTGCCCAGCGGAACCCCCGGCCACCAGTTCGAGGACTTCCGTAACACCCCCAGCCACTTCACCCCGCGAGGAGACGCAGCATGAACGACCAGCTCACCGAAGCCGACCTCAAGCGCCTGGCCGCCCAGGGCAAGCACCACGAGATCGTGCAGGCACAGCAGGAAGGCAGGCTCAACGCCGTGCTCGGCCTGCCCGTCCGCGACATCCCCCGCGAGGGGCAGCTGACCAGCGAGCACCTCGCAAAGATGACCCCCGCCGAGATCGTGGAAGCACACGACGCCGGCCGACTCAACCAGCTGCTCGGCGCACCCGACGACGCGGCCTGACAGACCCGCGCGGCGTGAGGTGGTTGGGTTACCGGCCTCACGCCGCGCGACCCCTCCCAGGGGGGTGACCCCTGGCCCGTAGGGGGCCCGGAACGCCGGGGAGGGCTCTGGGGGATCGGTCGACCAATCAACCTCAACGGGAGGACACCATGCCGAAGATGCGGGACCCGTCGAAGCCGTTCAGCCGTGCGCACCGCGGGGGGCAGGGGCGTGCCCTGGTCGACCTCCCGGCGGAGGGCTGCACGCTGCCGGTGCCGGAGATGCCGCCCCGCGGTGAGGGGCTGGAGTGGACGGACGCGGACCGGGAGCGGTGGGCGGAGCTGTGGCAGTCCCCGCAGGCGACGATGTGGGACGACACCGCGCGGGGCACGGTCGCGCTGCTGATCGTGTACGAGGCCGCGGTGCTGGCGGGTACGGCGTCGGCCTGGCAGGCGCAGGAGGCCCGGTACGCGGGTGAGGCGTTGGGGCTGACGCCGCGGGCGATGGCCCAGCTCGGTTGGCGGATCGTGGACGACGCCGGGGGGGAGCGGTGACGACGCCCCGGCGCCGTGCGCGGGCAGCTGCCGCCGCTCCCCCGCCGCCGGCCTCCGTCGAGTCGTTCGACTGGCGGCACCCTCGGTACGGCATTCCGCGGTGGCCGCCGGGCCCGGACAACCCGGTGTCCCTGCATGTGATCTGGGAGGCGCGGCGACGAGCGCGGGAGGCACGGAAGCGGGCAGAGGTCGAGGGGGCCCTCTACCCCGGTAGCGGGGTGGGTAGTGGGCACTGACCTGCGTTGTAGAGGGGGTAGAGGGGGCGCAGACTACACCGGCTCGTGACGTCACACGCGGTGCCGGGGTGCCCCGTACCCGCTGGTGTGCCGGAGCTGTTCCAGCACCTGGCACGGGGAGGGCGCCTCCGAGGGTGACCGGTACGGCACGCCCGGCGGCACGCCCCGGCGGGGCACGCCTGCGCCGCTCCCCCGCTCGTTCACGCGGTCACCCGGAGGGCGGGGGTAGGGCGGTAGGAATCGCAGGTCGGCGCGGCTTCCTACCGGTCTCCTACCTACCGCCTACTCGTCGTCCTGGGCGACGACGAACGTCCCCTTGTTCGGCAGCGTGACGACCAGGCCGCGCTCCCGGAGTTCCTGGACGGCTCGCCGGGCGGTGCCTGGGGCCACTCCGTACTGGGCGCCCATGTCCCGCTCGTTCGGCAGGCGCGCGCCGTGCGGAAGCCGACCGGACCGGATCTCGGCTTCCACCTGGTTGGCGACGCGCACGTAGACGTAGACGAACGGGTCTTCGCTCATGCCCCGGAACGTAGGGCGGCACCTTGCACCGGGCACCCGTAGGTGGCGCCATGTGGCCGTATGGGGTGCCCTGTAGCGGCCTATAGCGGTACGGTCCCACCAGCGGAAAGCCCCCGCAGCCTGGCCGGGCTCGGGGGCGTGGACGACTGGTGAGGAGTCGACATGAACGAGAGTACGCAGCAGGAGACCGCCGCGGGCACCCCCACGGGCTACGGCTTCTGCAGCTGGCACAAGCGGTTCGCCGCCGACGTGCGGCTCATCGACCACATCGAGCAGAGTTCCGGCCCGGGCGGCGGGCACTACGCCTGCGCCCCGTGCCGGGAGGCGTACCGCCTGGTCCCGCTCGCCGACCGGCCGTGACCTGGAAGCCGCAACCGCCGGCCGCAACGGAGCTGACACGGGCGCAGTACTCCGGTTGGGCGTGCTGCTGGTGCGCAGCGTCGCTGGCGCGCGGCGGGCACCCGGCGGGCCGGGCGCGCGGCCGGATCGGCGCCCACGTCCTCGATGTCGACGTGTACGAGTGCGGGCCGCGCTGCCCGAAGCGACCACGGCGCGGCCGGGGCCGCTGAGCGGGCCGCGGTCACAGAACCGCCCCCGGGCCGCTGTTGCGGTCCGGGGGCGGTGCCGTTCCCGGGTGGGGAGGCGGGGAGTTCTCCCTACGTGGTTCCCTTCCCTGCCTCCCCTGGGGTGGCCTGCGTTTTCAGGCCGTCAGGGAGGCGGGGAGGCGCCGGGCGGGCGGCCCCTCGGCGGCCCCCAGGGCGCCGTTTCCGTCCCCGGCGGCGCCTCCCTCCCCGGCCTCCCAGGCGAGCAGCAAGGCGGCCATGGACCACGTCAGCCGGTCGTCCTTCGCCCGGTTGCACGGCTCGCAGGCCAATACGAGGTTCGCGGGCAGGTTGCACGCCCACAGCGACCGCGGGACGTAGTGGTCCGTCGTCGCCTCGTCGAGCCGCTCGAACGGCCGGCGGCAGTAGAAGCACTGCCAACCGTCCCGCTCCGCGAGGTACAGGCGGGTTTCCCGGGTGGAGCCCTGCAGACTCGGCGGCAGGGGCCGCCGGTTCTTCCGCTTCCGCTTCGGCTTCGGCCGCTGCGCCTCCGCGGCCCGCACGGTGGCCGCCATCCGGCTCACATGCGACGAGAACCGCTGCAGCGCCTCGTCGAACGCCTTGGCCCCGGCCGCGTCGAGTAGCTGCACGTCGTCGACGAACGACTCGATGGAGCCGCTGACGACGAGCCGGGGCGAGTCCTCGCCCGGCTCCAGCGTCAGGGACGCTTCGAGGACGAGGCGCCCGTCAGGGAGACGGAGTTCCCGCACCGCGCCGCCGTGGTGCTCGCGGTCCTCCCCGGCCTGGCCGGTGTGATCCTCGGTGCACCACTTCGGGCAGTCGTTGACGAGCCTCAGTTCACGGGGATTCACCGGGCACCCCCGCGCGCGTCCTGGGCGTCCTCGGGGGCGTCCTGCGCGTCCTGGGTGGCGTCCTGGGCGTCCCCGGTGGCGTCCTGCGCCGCGACGGCGCGGGCCAGGTGCTCCCGCGCGACGCGCAGGACGCCGGTGTACCGGTCGAAGGCGAGCAGCAGCTCGTCCACCTGGGCGAGGGTGAGGTCCGGCCACGTGCCGCCGGCGTAGACCGAGAGGACCGGCTGCTCGTCCGCCCACTGGGTGAGCTGGAACGGGTTCAGCGGGTAGTCGGCGAACGAGACGTTCAGGCCGTGCTCGGGGCCGAGGTGGATCGGCTCACGGGGGTCGCCGTTCTCGCCGCAGGCCTGGCCGGTGCACTGCCCGTCGAGGGCGTCACAGCGGTTGACCTGCGGCGCATCAACGCGCATCAGGTCCGCATCAGGTCGCGCATCATCGGATGCGAGGAACGCGGCCACCGCGGGGAAGTGCCGGTCCACGAATCGGCGGGCGTCCTGGGCCGCGTCCTGGCCGTCCTGGAGAGCGTCCTGGGCGTCCTCGCTGGGGTGCTGGCTGGTCACTTCGCACCCCCGATCCGGGCAGCGTGGAAGCCGGTGTTGACCGGTGACCAGGCCCCGGTATCGGTGCTGGCCATGGCCCGGTTGGCGTGCTGCCAGCTGGTCATGTCGCTGGTCATCTCACGGGTGTTGCGGGCCAGCCGGAAGTGGTCAGCCACCCGGCGGGCCGCGATGGTGGAGAGCAGGCCCCACGGGGCGCCCTCGACGGGGCGTCCCTGGGCGTAGCGGGAGCGCCACAGGGAGGCGAACACCTCGGCGGTCAGGTCCTCGGCGAGGTGGCTGTCACGGCGCGGGAGACGGGCCGCGATGTAGCCCTCGACGCGCGTCCGGTAGGTGGCGTACAGGGTGGTGAAGCCGTCGCTGTCGACGGCCGGCGGTACGGTGTTCCGCATGGCTCGGATTCCTTGCGTGTGAAGGGGTCTGTTCCTAGGCGCCGTGCCGGTGGTGGTGCACCGGGCGGCGCCGCTTCGTTCGGCACCGGCTCACGGGTGGTCCGCGAGCGGTCCGCAAGGAGTCCGCAGGACCGTCGAAAACGACCGTCAAGGGTCGGTAATGGCCGGTAGAGAGTGCGCAGGTCAGACGGCGTGCGTCGAACGTCTGCGCAGGTCGCAGCGTCGCGCGTTTAGTTCGAGCTGTACTTCGACGTGTGATCGACCCGGTTCCGGTCGTTCCGGCGCCCCCGTCCTGCGGCGCGTTCCGCAGGGCGGGGGCGCCGCCGTATCGTCTCCTGTACAGCTGTTCGAGCTGGGTGAGCGACCACGACGGGGAGACGGGGATGGCCGGACGGGACGACGAGGAGCGGGAGTTCGATCTGCGCTGGGCGGAGAGCGCCGAGCACAAGGAGCCCTCCGCCCGGGCGCGGATGCTGGCCGCGCGGTGGAAGGACAACCCGCCGGGGCCGGTGCCGTTCCGGGCCGCTCCCGAGCGCCGCGGGTCGTCCGGGCGGCGGTCGTGGGTGTCGACCACCATCGTGCTGGGCAGTGTGGCCGCCCTGATCGTGCTGATCGGGTACATCAACTTCCGGGCGCAGTACTGACGTGCGCGAGAACGTCAGGGAGGGCGGCGAGGCCGCCCTCCGGCTCGCGGCCGGCAGGCCGCTGAAGGAGGCCTTCGACACCGCCGATCCGTACGCGTGGACCGCGCTGGATCTGGGCGTACGCGTGTGGCTCGACGCCGGGACCGAGCGGGAGATCAGCGCCCGCGTCCTGGGCCGGGCCACGGGCCTGCTGCGCCGCCGGCCCGCGCCGCCGGACGCGCCCGTGCTCGCGCTCGCCCTCTGCCACCGCGACGGCCGGGTCCGCGAGGCCGCGCTGCACCGGCTGCTGCCCGACCACCCGGAGCTGCTGCCGCTGGCGGTCGTCCGGGCCGCCGACTGGGCCGATCCGGTCCGCGACCGCGCCCGCGACCTGCTGCGCGGCGCCCTCGACGCGGCCACGGCCGTCGCTCTGGCCCCGCTGATCCTGCTGGTCGGCCGCCGGGCCCGCGGCGGATGCGCGGTGGAGCTGCTGACCGGGGCGCTGCGCCGGTCGCCGCGCGACGGGCTGGTCCCGCTGCTGCGGCACGAGCGGCCCGCCGTGCGCCGGTTCGCGTATCGCCTCGCCGTCGGGGAGGGGGTCCTCTCCCCCGCCGAGCTGGCGCGCGCCGCGGCCCGCGACACCGACGTGGTCGTGCAGGACCTGTGCGCCGAGGCCGCGCTGGCCGGCGTACGGGATGGCCGGGCGGTGTACGACGAGGTGCTGCCGCCGCTGCTCGGGGCACGGCATCCGCGGGCCCGGTCCGCCGGGGTGACCGCGCTGCGCGCGGCCGGGCGGGCGGAGGCGGCCGAGGCGTTCCTCGCCGACCGGTCGGCGCTGGTGCGGGCGTGCGCCCGCTATGCCGTACGGCAGGGCGACCCGCCCCGCGATCCCCGCGACACCTACCTCGCCCTGTGCGCGCGGTCCGACGACCCCGCGTTGCCGCCCGGCGCGGTGATCGGACTGGCCGAGTGCGGCCGGCGCGCGGACGCCGCGCTGCTGGAGCCCCTGCTGGCGCATCCGTCGGCCGCGGTGCGGGCGCGGGCGGTGGCCGGGCTGCGGCTGCTGGACGCGGTGGACGCGGCGCGGATGCGGGATCTGCTGGACGACCCCGCGCCCGGTGTGGCGCGCGAGGCGGTGGCCGCGCTGCTGCCGTCCGCCGCTGCCCTGCCGGAGGAGTGGCTGGTGCGGCGGCTGGCGGCCGGACGGCCCCGGCCGGTGCGGGCCGCGGCGTTCCGGCTGCTGGTCGCGCGCGGCGGGGTCGTACGGTT includes:
- a CDS encoding helix-turn-helix transcriptional regulator, translating into MAHTGTDTATRHLARRVKEVRMRRGFTAQQLAEALQAQGIAWQRTTVVKLENGTRENVTLNEVLALAYVLGVAPVHLMVDPDTASPYPVTAQVSAPAAAVRSWVRGFKPLDDIDPRTFYTEVPAVEFGKREDHPDRYEWVSDMARYLSRSMGRMYRRDDGSAVLEVELPGRGNRGESGEATER
- a CDS encoding helix-turn-helix domain-containing protein, which produces MERRPLATLRDIVDFTGLPPRTIYDQRHRGVGIGALGFKVGTQLRWDWADVDAWISQQKGQAAA
- a CDS encoding bifunctional DNA primase/polymerase gives rise to the protein MSSKKNAPGATGALSDQLDGGSPTIVAQPTPWRHALTQATEAARRGFHVFPLGRGKLPAIRSPHREDPPGTPPCRGECGRPGHGVHDATNDPDALAALFEQAPHATGYGVACGRGDVPLIGVDLDRKNGVDGAAELQRLAQEHGFEVPRTVTVCTPSGGFHLWFTGPAGARVPNSAGKLAPGIDVRGTAGYLVGPGSVTPAGVYGLHPDLHEPTVYPIPAPLLRLILPPAPVRPVPVGRGAGRLGRRMLGLVRTVLEAHPGERNGRLFWAACKAFEGARTGQADPDAVERALVEAALAVGLDEREARATIASAQRTTGRGRS
- a CDS encoding ATP-binding protein: MSEKDDVSAKAREILEASGIDVEDKGRGPSQASQLVALARERYDLFMSEDGRPYGVKVDGANIALPLRGKAGLRSQLARIFTDEHGGSVPSQSALADAMTVLEGVAQDADPRVPHVRVARSEDGIVVDLGDADGRCVIVRPTGWERAARSPVLFRRSGAMKPLPEPVRDGDGLAKLRALLNTDDEGFQLLVAWLVAAFIPDLPHPILTFRGEQGTGKSYSAKMVIGIVDPSGAPKRTAPRDIKSWATQAFNSWALCLDNVSVIADWLSDALCRAVTGDGIVDRALYTDDDVVVLEFRRVLAMTTIDAGALAGDLAERLLTIELHTIPDRRRREEAELDAAYADAHPSILASLFDLLADVLAALPDVQLEERPRMADFARVLAAVDKVKGWHTLDSYKATARDAVADVLDGEPFAQAVVELVDRAGADGLTLTASELLERVPTPDKLPRKWPKDATRAGGQLKRLAPVLRTIGIEVDDSKRTPDAKRKRLYHLTALPERRYETASAASATRTGTGSDQHEQGGRWGVDASVRNGAAPDAADAAPDAARSAASGVLTLPDQREHQRADAADAADAGMQRLSTDIRPKTPCARCSRPQWNAEGSPLCLDCRTAA
- a CDS encoding winged helix-turn-helix domain-containing protein yields the protein MSEDPFVYVYVRVANQVEAEIRSGRLPHGARLPNERDMGAQYGVAPGTARRAVQELRERGLVVTLPNKGTFVVAQDDE
- a CDS encoding HNH endonuclease signature motif containing protein, yielding MNPRELRLVNDCPKWCTEDHTGQAGEDREHHGGAVRELRLPDGRLVLEASLTLEPGEDSPRLVVSGSIESFVDDVQLLDAAGAKAFDEALQRFSSHVSRMAATVRAAEAQRPKPKRKRKNRRPLPPSLQGSTRETRLYLAERDGWQCFYCRRPFERLDEATTDHYVPRSLWACNLPANLVLACEPCNRAKDDRLTWSMAALLLAWEAGEGGAAGDGNGALGAAEGPPARRLPASLTA
- a CDS encoding sigma factor gives rise to the protein MRNTVPPAVDSDGFTTLYATYRTRVEGYIAARLPRRDSHLAEDLTAEVFASLWRSRYAQGRPVEGAPWGLLSTIAARRVADHFRLARNTREMTSDMTSWQHANRAMASTDTGAWSPVNTGFHAARIGGAK